In a genomic window of Labrys wisconsinensis:
- a CDS encoding TOTE conflict system archaeo-eukaryotic primase domain-containing protein → MADRGEDEEIARVRARLASLDAERAELSTTLGEFEHRRASRVRADHHSVLAANAPTVTATSSTTDKVALFRRLFVGRADVFPMRWENRKTGRSGYAPACANEWVKGICDKPQVKCGECPNQAFIPVSDEIIEKHLRGSDNLRSSAADFVAGVYPLMADETCWFLAADFDKASWAADASAMIETCHAKGVPAALERSRSGNGGHVWIFFSEPIAARTARQLGAAILTETMEHRPEIGFASYDRLFPSQDTMPIGGFGNLIAMPLQRRARDHGNSVFVDKDLRPYDDQWAFLSSLPRLSVDTASRIVADAELCGLVLGVRMPVEDENADEPWRMTPSRRREPEPIDASLPGKVGVVIADQVYIDRTGLPSAMTARLIRVAAFQNPEFYRAQSMRLPTFGKPRIVSCAELHARHVALPRGCLDEAVELIRAHRAEVTVQDHRMTGSPLPSAVSFQGVLSGRQIEAFDALATQDHGVLAATTAFGKTVVAIALIAQRARNTLVLVHRLELLTQWVERLKTFLDIDPKDIGIIGGGRRKPTGTIDIALIQSLVRRGEVSDLVADYGHLVVDECHHLSAASFELVARRAKARYVLGLSATVARKDGHHPIIFMQCGPVRHRVDARAQAAERGMTHRARHRSTNFRLPSPLAASERPPMPAVYAALAQDGPRNDLIFDDVLKALEAKRSPVVLTERRDHLELLQDRFSRFVRNLVVLRGGMSAAERKASEAALQVSDDRERLILATGRYIGEGFDDRRLDTLFLTMPISWKGTLAQYVGRLHRQHEGKTEVLVVDYVDEAVPLLARMAAKRRTGYRALGYTIEE, encoded by the coding sequence TGGTCGCGCCGACGTATTCCCTATGCGCTGGGAGAACCGAAAGACGGGGCGATCGGGCTATGCCCCCGCCTGTGCCAACGAGTGGGTCAAGGGCATATGCGACAAGCCGCAAGTCAAATGCGGAGAATGCCCCAATCAAGCCTTCATCCCGGTCTCGGATGAGATCATCGAAAAGCATCTTCGCGGCAGCGACAATCTGCGATCTTCTGCGGCAGACTTCGTTGCCGGTGTCTATCCGTTGATGGCCGACGAGACCTGCTGGTTCCTGGCGGCCGACTTCGACAAGGCAAGCTGGGCCGCCGATGCATCGGCCATGATCGAAACGTGTCACGCAAAAGGGGTTCCCGCAGCCCTCGAACGATCTCGCTCCGGGAATGGTGGTCACGTCTGGATCTTCTTCTCCGAGCCGATTGCGGCGCGCACCGCCCGTCAGCTTGGGGCGGCGATCTTGACGGAGACGATGGAGCACCGCCCGGAGATCGGTTTCGCCTCCTATGACCGTCTCTTTCCAAGCCAGGATACGATGCCGATTGGTGGCTTCGGCAATCTGATCGCTATGCCTCTGCAGCGGAGGGCGCGAGATCACGGGAACAGTGTGTTCGTCGACAAGGACCTGCGTCCATACGACGATCAATGGGCGTTCCTGTCGTCACTGCCGAGGCTCTCGGTCGATACCGCATCGCGGATCGTCGCCGATGCCGAGTTGTGCGGCTTGGTGCTGGGCGTCCGAATGCCGGTCGAAGACGAGAACGCGGACGAACCATGGCGCATGACGCCCTCGCGACGCCGCGAGCCGGAGCCGATCGATGCTTCCTTGCCTGGCAAGGTTGGTGTCGTCATCGCCGATCAAGTCTATATCGATCGAACCGGGCTGCCTTCCGCGATGACGGCACGGCTCATCCGGGTAGCTGCTTTCCAGAATCCCGAATTCTATCGCGCGCAATCCATGCGACTGCCGACCTTCGGCAAACCGCGGATCGTCTCTTGTGCCGAACTTCATGCGCGGCATGTCGCGCTTCCTCGCGGTTGCCTCGACGAAGCCGTCGAACTGATCCGAGCCCATCGCGCCGAAGTCACGGTGCAGGACCACAGAATGACAGGCAGCCCGCTGCCCAGTGCGGTGAGCTTCCAGGGAGTGCTGAGCGGTCGGCAGATCGAGGCGTTCGACGCTCTCGCAACGCAGGACCATGGTGTCCTGGCCGCCACGACGGCTTTCGGCAAAACGGTCGTGGCGATTGCGCTCATCGCCCAGAGGGCACGCAATACCCTCGTTCTCGTCCATCGCCTTGAACTGCTCACCCAATGGGTCGAGCGTCTCAAGACGTTCCTCGATATCGATCCGAAGGATATCGGCATTATCGGTGGCGGTCGTCGCAAGCCGACAGGCACCATCGATATCGCTCTGATCCAGAGCCTCGTGCGTCGTGGCGAAGTCTCGGATCTGGTGGCGGACTATGGCCATCTCGTTGTTGACGAGTGTCACCATCTTTCGGCGGCGAGTTTCGAGCTGGTGGCGAGGCGGGCGAAGGCGCGATATGTCCTGGGACTATCCGCGACGGTCGCCCGCAAGGATGGCCATCACCCCATCATTTTCATGCAATGTGGCCCAGTCCGACACAGGGTCGATGCTCGGGCTCAGGCGGCCGAGCGGGGCATGACGCATCGTGCCCGGCATCGATCGACAAATTTCCGGTTGCCGTCGCCTTTGGCTGCTTCGGAGCGGCCTCCCATGCCGGCTGTCTATGCAGCCCTCGCCCAGGACGGCCCCCGCAACGATCTGATTTTCGACGACGTGCTGAAGGCGCTGGAAGCAAAGCGCTCGCCGGTCGTGCTGACGGAGCGTCGGGACCATCTCGAACTTCTCCAAGACCGCTTCTCGCGTTTCGTGCGCAATCTCGTTGTCCTGCGGGGTGGCATGTCGGCCGCCGAACGCAAGGCATCCGAGGCGGCCCTCCAAGTCTCCGATGACCGGGAACGGCTGATCCTGGCGACGGGGCGCTATATTGGCGAGGGGTTCGATGATCGCAGGCTCGACACGCTCTTCCTCACGATGCCCATCTCCTGGAAAGGCACCCTGGCTCAGTATGTTGGCCGGCTCCATCGCCAGCATGAAGGAAAAACGGAGGTTCTCGTCGTCGATTACGTCGACGAGGCTGTGCCGTTGCTGGCGCGCATGGCGGCAAAGCGCCGAACCGGATATCGAGCGCTCGGCTATACGATCGAAGAGTGA
- a CDS encoding HD domain-containing protein has translation MKIQRIRDPLHNLIEFRHDDELERALWQVLESRPFQRLRRVKQLGFSDLVYPGASHSRFAHSVGVFHTARRLMEVVRKHVGHRQETRENLALAAALVHDLGHGAFSHAFEKVGERLQLKLADHEHMSDRLIRSGEVAGLLNTMGSGFASDVADIIKKEGRKSVHNAVVSSQFDADRLDYMRRDRLMTGTQHAAIDFEWLVANLDLAEVPVGVDDSGVGTIETFVIGPKAIHATEAFVLGLFQLYPTVYLHKTTRGIEKLFAELLVRIVSLARNASATATGLPVRHPLILFAQSPDDIETALCLDDTVVWGGLSLMVDAKDPVISQLATRLRDRKLYKCIDIRARVAHAFNPASDSAPELVAAIDRCCARIDEKLKGWIDGDKSVIPRLLIDEAERSPYKTAGGSTGPTEQINVRTDGGATVDLKQRSRVVAALTTFKLFRAYYGAEDESARQMVEGIISGEIAACR, from the coding sequence ATGAAGATTCAGCGCATTCGCGATCCGCTTCACAATCTCATCGAGTTCCGGCACGACGATGAGCTGGAGCGTGCTCTCTGGCAGGTGTTGGAATCGCGGCCTTTCCAGCGTCTGCGCCGGGTTAAGCAACTGGGTTTTTCCGACCTGGTCTACCCCGGTGCCAGCCATTCCCGCTTCGCTCACAGCGTCGGCGTATTCCATACCGCTCGACGCCTCATGGAAGTCGTTCGCAAGCATGTCGGGCACCGCCAGGAAACGCGAGAGAACCTGGCCTTGGCGGCCGCATTGGTCCACGACCTCGGTCATGGAGCCTTCAGCCATGCCTTCGAGAAAGTCGGAGAGAGGCTGCAGCTGAAGCTCGCCGATCATGAGCATATGAGCGACCGGCTGATCCGCAGCGGTGAAGTCGCCGGTCTCCTCAACACGATGGGAAGCGGTTTCGCCAGCGATGTCGCTGACATCATCAAGAAGGAAGGCAGAAAAAGCGTCCACAACGCCGTGGTGTCGAGCCAGTTCGATGCTGATAGGCTGGACTATATGCGCCGTGACCGACTGATGACCGGCACGCAGCACGCCGCCATAGATTTCGAATGGCTCGTCGCCAACCTCGATCTCGCCGAGGTGCCGGTCGGAGTCGACGACAGCGGGGTCGGCACCATCGAGACCTTTGTCATCGGTCCGAAGGCCATCCACGCGACGGAAGCCTTCGTCCTCGGTCTCTTTCAGCTCTATCCTACCGTTTATCTTCACAAGACGACTCGTGGGATCGAAAAGCTCTTCGCGGAGTTGCTGGTGCGGATCGTATCGCTCGCGAGGAATGCCTCGGCGACGGCGACCGGGTTGCCCGTGCGGCATCCTCTCATCCTTTTTGCGCAGTCGCCGGACGACATCGAGACTGCCTTGTGCCTCGACGACACCGTCGTCTGGGGTGGCCTGTCTCTCATGGTGGACGCGAAGGACCCCGTGATCAGCCAGCTGGCCACCCGACTGCGCGACCGCAAGCTCTACAAGTGCATCGATATCCGGGCCCGCGTCGCGCATGCCTTCAACCCGGCCAGCGATAGCGCGCCCGAACTCGTTGCAGCCATCGACCGATGTTGTGCCCGCATCGATGAAAAACTGAAGGGCTGGATTGATGGTGATAAGTCGGTCATCCCGCGTCTTCTGATCGATGAGGCAGAGCGTTCGCCCTACAAGACAGCGGGTGGGTCGACGGGGCCGACGGAACAGATCAATGTTCGAACGGACGGAGGCGCGACCGTGGACCTGAAGCAACGTTCGCGCGTGGTTGCCGCCCTGACGACATTCAAGTTGTTTCGAGCCTACTATGGCGCGGAGGACGAATCGGCACGCCAAATGGTCGAAGGGATCATCTCGGGGGAGATCGCAGCATGTCGATGA
- a CDS encoding DUF6429 family protein encodes MDIDNDRIDDAVLALLYLTLHDGNRAWKGYDWDVMNRLHEKGLIYDPVGKAKSVVLTQEGMAASERLFHAMFAKA; translated from the coding sequence ATGGACATCGACAACGACCGGATCGACGACGCCGTGCTGGCGCTGCTCTATCTCACGCTGCACGACGGCAATCGCGCCTGGAAAGGCTATGACTGGGACGTGATGAACCGGCTGCACGAGAAGGGCCTGATCTACGACCCCGTCGGCAAGGCCAAATCCGTTGTCCTGACACAGGAGGGAATGGCCGCCTCGGAACGGCTGTTCCATGCGATGTTCGCCAAGGCCTGA
- a CDS encoding NAD-dependent succinate-semialdehyde dehydrogenase yields the protein MTASLFIDGAWSAGSGARRGTVVDPATGAAIGEVAFAEAADLDRALTAAERGFRAWRKVSAYERSRILRKAADLVRQRAETLAEAITREQGKPLAEARMEAGAAADVIDWYAEEGRRAYGRVIPARIPGARQVALSEPVGPVAAFSPWNFPVGQLVRKVAAALAAGCSIIAKAPEETPSCAMALARCFEEAGVPAGVLNLVFGVPAEISAHLIPSPVIRKVSFTGSVPVGRHLAALAGQHLKRTTMELGGHAPFIVCDDVDVEAVARLGAGIKFRNAGQICTSPTRFLVQAPMQERFAELFAGLAEGLAVGAGAAEGTQMGPLAHARRIDAVDGLVRDATEKGARLLTGGRRIGNQGFFYAPTVLADVPASARIMNEEPFGPVAIVNRFETLDEAIAEANRLPVGLGSYAFTGSTAQAGRLADEIEAGMVSINHFGLAAPETPFGGIKDSGHGSEGGSEGLQAYLATKFVSQA from the coding sequence ATGACCGCTTCCCTGTTCATCGACGGCGCCTGGAGCGCCGGGTCCGGCGCCCGCCGCGGCACCGTGGTCGATCCGGCCACGGGCGCCGCCATCGGCGAGGTCGCCTTCGCCGAGGCCGCCGATCTCGACCGGGCGCTGACGGCCGCCGAGCGTGGCTTCCGGGCCTGGCGCAAGGTCTCCGCCTATGAGCGCTCGCGTATCCTGCGCAAGGCCGCGGACCTCGTGCGCCAGCGCGCCGAGACGCTGGCCGAGGCCATCACCCGCGAGCAAGGCAAGCCGCTCGCCGAGGCGCGCATGGAGGCGGGCGCGGCCGCCGACGTCATCGACTGGTATGCCGAGGAAGGGCGGCGCGCCTATGGCCGCGTCATCCCGGCGCGCATCCCAGGCGCCCGGCAGGTCGCATTGTCGGAGCCGGTCGGCCCGGTCGCGGCCTTCAGCCCCTGGAACTTCCCGGTGGGCCAGCTCGTGCGAAAGGTCGCCGCGGCGCTGGCCGCCGGCTGCTCGATCATCGCCAAAGCGCCGGAGGAGACGCCGAGCTGCGCCATGGCGCTGGCCCGCTGCTTCGAGGAGGCCGGCGTGCCGGCGGGGGTGCTCAACCTCGTCTTCGGCGTGCCGGCTGAGATCTCGGCCCACCTCATCCCCTCCCCGGTGATCCGCAAGGTGTCGTTTACGGGTTCCGTGCCGGTCGGGCGCCATCTCGCCGCGCTGGCCGGCCAGCACCTGAAGCGCACCACCATGGAGCTCGGCGGCCATGCGCCGTTCATCGTCTGCGACGATGTCGACGTCGAGGCGGTGGCCAGGCTCGGCGCCGGCATCAAGTTCCGCAATGCCGGGCAGATCTGCACCTCGCCGACCCGCTTCCTGGTGCAGGCTCCGATGCAAGAGCGCTTTGCCGAGCTCTTCGCCGGCCTTGCCGAAGGCCTCGCCGTCGGCGCCGGCGCGGCCGAGGGCACGCAGATGGGCCCGCTGGCGCATGCCCGGCGCATCGATGCTGTCGACGGCCTGGTCCGCGACGCGACGGAGAAGGGCGCCAGGCTGCTGACCGGTGGGCGGCGCATCGGCAACCAGGGCTTCTTCTACGCGCCGACCGTGCTGGCGGACGTGCCGGCCTCGGCTCGCATCATGAACGAGGAGCCGTTCGGGCCGGTGGCGATCGTCAACCGGTTCGAGACGCTGGACGAGGCGATCGCGGAGGCCAACCGCCTGCCTGTCGGCCTCGGCTCCTACGCCTTCACCGGCTCGACCGCCCAGGCCGGCCGCCTCGCCGACGAGATCGAGGCCGGGATGGTATCGATCAATCATTTCGGCCTGGCCGCGCCGGAGACGCCGTTCGGCGGCATCAAGGACAGCGGCCATGGCAGCGAAGGCGGCAGCGAGGGCCTGCAGGCCTATCTCGCCACCAAGTTCGTCAGCCAGGCCTGA
- a CDS encoding cupin domain-containing protein: MPVHQVDWDAIAWTPVRRGIERKAFSGTGATLALHRLWPGHETLPHSHPHEQIVYIIEGLVDFHIGDEVLRLTGGGVALIPSNIVHYVEVVGDQPALNLDVFTPARPEYA; the protein is encoded by the coding sequence ATGCCGGTTCATCAGGTCGATTGGGATGCCATCGCGTGGACGCCAGTGCGCCGCGGCATCGAGCGCAAGGCCTTTTCCGGCACCGGCGCCACGCTGGCGCTGCACCGGCTCTGGCCGGGGCACGAGACGCTGCCCCATTCCCATCCGCACGAGCAGATCGTCTACATCATCGAGGGCCTGGTCGACTTCCATATCGGCGACGAGGTCCTTCGCCTGACGGGCGGCGGCGTCGCCCTCATCCCCTCCAACATCGTCCACTATGTCGAGGTCGTCGGCGACCAGCCGGCCCTGAACCTCGACGTCTTCACGCCGGCCCGTCCCGAATACGCGTGA
- a CDS encoding HpcH/HpaI aldolase family protein encodes MTAASFRARVRAGEVLAGTFIKTPAHHQAELLGLAGLDFAVADAEHAPIDLAAMDRLAAAARGVGLPLLTRVPALDPVAIAAQLDLGAAGIVAPHVRGPQDAEALLRAAEYGRGQRGFSPSPRAGRFGTEDAATYRARADAERVLVAQIEDAEALGAVDAIAAVEGLDALLIGPADLALSLGCAGPDDPALREAIAHVAAAGRRHGRTVGIFIGRPEAAAAFAALGISLFICGSDQSLLLAEAGRAARMVRASRTE; translated from the coding sequence GTGACGGCGGCCTCGTTCCGCGCCCGCGTCCGGGCCGGCGAGGTCCTCGCCGGGACCTTCATCAAGACGCCGGCGCATCACCAGGCCGAGCTCCTGGGCCTGGCCGGCCTCGACTTCGCCGTGGCGGACGCCGAGCACGCTCCGATCGACCTTGCGGCGATGGACCGGCTGGCCGCCGCGGCGCGCGGCGTCGGCCTGCCGCTGCTGACGCGGGTCCCCGCCCTCGATCCCGTCGCGATCGCGGCGCAGCTCGACCTCGGCGCTGCCGGCATCGTGGCGCCGCATGTGCGTGGGCCGCAGGACGCCGAAGCGCTGCTGCGCGCCGCCGAATACGGCCGCGGCCAGAGGGGCTTCTCGCCCTCGCCGCGGGCCGGCCGCTTCGGCACCGAGGATGCCGCGACCTATCGCGCCCGGGCCGATGCCGAGCGCGTGCTCGTCGCCCAGATCGAGGACGCCGAGGCGCTCGGCGCCGTCGACGCCATCGCCGCGGTCGAGGGTCTCGACGCGCTGCTGATCGGCCCGGCGGACCTCGCCCTGTCGCTCGGCTGCGCCGGGCCGGACGATCCGGCGCTGCGCGAGGCCATCGCCCATGTCGCGGCGGCCGGGCGCCGGCACGGACGGACCGTCGGGATCTTCATCGGCAGGCCCGAGGCGGCCGCGGCCTTCGCCGCCCTCGGCATCAGCCTGTTCATCTGCGGTTCGGACCAGAGCCTGCTGCTGGCCGAGGCCGGCCGCGCCGCGCGCATGGTGCGCGCATCCAGGACGGAGTGA
- a CDS encoding DUF6282 family protein, which yields MSQAPDHDRAERIDRLMQGAIDLHVHSGPSLMPRAVDHIEVARQAAEAGMAAILLKDHYYPTMPIAHLINKHHPSRTTVLGAVVLNNPLGGLNPSAVDYALKQGARIVWMATAHAQNHIDHDKKDAEFKNKFPVNSRKTVEPVGQRLVDERGTVTDAVKLILDLVAEADAAVSGGHHHIDELWPFYEEAGRRGVKRLFLNHPTYVNEASFQDVSQLVRMGVMIEHSICMFVPSTFFLFDHEHLKQVIEAAGVDNTFFGSDLGQKNNPTPVEGFRQMIGLLLDLGYGEDPIRRMVSANAARLMGLP from the coding sequence ATGAGCCAGGCACCGGATCACGACCGCGCCGAGAGGATCGACCGTCTGATGCAGGGTGCGATCGACCTGCACGTGCACAGCGGCCCCTCGCTGATGCCGCGCGCCGTCGACCATATCGAGGTGGCGCGGCAGGCGGCCGAGGCCGGCATGGCGGCGATCCTGCTGAAGGACCACTACTACCCGACGATGCCGATCGCGCATCTCATCAACAAGCACCATCCGAGCCGGACCACGGTGCTGGGCGCCGTCGTGCTCAACAACCCGCTCGGCGGCCTCAATCCGAGCGCGGTCGACTATGCCCTGAAGCAGGGCGCGCGCATCGTCTGGATGGCCACCGCCCACGCCCAGAACCATATCGACCACGACAAGAAGGATGCCGAGTTCAAGAACAAGTTCCCGGTCAACAGCCGGAAGACCGTGGAGCCGGTCGGCCAGAGGCTGGTCGACGAGCGCGGCACGGTCACCGACGCGGTCAAGCTCATCCTCGACCTCGTCGCGGAGGCGGATGCCGCCGTCTCCGGCGGGCACCACCATATCGACGAGCTCTGGCCGTTCTACGAGGAGGCGGGGCGCCGCGGCGTCAAGCGGCTGTTCCTGAACCACCCGACCTATGTGAACGAAGCTTCGTTCCAGGACGTGTCGCAGCTCGTCCGCATGGGCGTGATGATCGAGCACTCGATCTGCATGTTCGTGCCCTCGACCTTCTTCCTGTTCGACCACGAACACCTCAAGCAGGTGATCGAGGCGGCCGGCGTCGACAACACCTTTTTCGGCTCCGACCTCGGCCAGAAGAACAATCCGACACCCGTCGAAGGCTTCCGGCAGATGATCGGCCTGCTGCTCGACCTCGGCTATGGCGAAGACCCAATCCGCAGGATGGTCTCGGCCAATGCCGCCCGCCTGATGGGCCTGCCGTGA
- a CDS encoding ABC transporter permease, producing the protein MTTSGKTTATARLGSALLALAAALVLAFLMLPILVIVPLSFNAGRYLGFPLEGLSLRWYADFFGSPVWRGALGNSLVIALATTALATVLGTAAALGLARPGLPGRRLMQGLVLAPLIAPAVIVGVGMYFVFSTLQLTHTLPGLVLAHTALAVPFVVVTVGAAHAGLDARLLRAAASMGAPPWLAFRKITLPLIAPGVASGALFAFTTSLDEIVVTLFLAGPGQRTLPREMFSAAREALTPTIAAAATVLIAFSSALLAAFLFFRRRGG; encoded by the coding sequence ATGACCACGTCCGGCAAGACGACCGCGACGGCCCGGCTGGGATCGGCCCTGCTGGCCCTGGCCGCCGCCCTGGTCCTCGCCTTCCTGATGCTGCCGATCCTGGTGATCGTGCCGCTCTCCTTCAACGCGGGACGCTATCTCGGCTTCCCGCTCGAGGGCCTGTCGCTGCGCTGGTACGCCGATTTCTTCGGCTCGCCGGTCTGGCGCGGGGCGCTCGGCAACAGCCTCGTCATCGCCCTGGCGACCACCGCGCTGGCGACGGTGCTGGGAACGGCGGCGGCGCTCGGCCTAGCCCGGCCCGGCCTGCCGGGGCGGCGGCTGATGCAGGGCCTGGTGCTGGCCCCGCTCATCGCGCCGGCCGTGATCGTCGGGGTCGGCATGTATTTCGTGTTCTCGACGCTGCAGCTGACCCACACGCTGCCCGGCCTGGTGCTGGCCCACACCGCGCTGGCCGTGCCCTTCGTCGTGGTGACGGTGGGCGCGGCCCATGCCGGCCTCGACGCCCGCCTGCTGCGCGCTGCCGCCAGCATGGGCGCCCCGCCCTGGCTCGCCTTCCGCAAGATCACCCTGCCGCTGATCGCGCCCGGCGTCGCCTCCGGCGCGCTGTTCGCCTTCACCACCTCGCTCGACGAGATCGTCGTCACCCTGTTCCTGGCCGGCCCCGGGCAGCGCACGCTGCCGCGCGAGATGTTCTCGGCGGCGCGCGAGGCGCTCACCCCGACGATCGCGGCGGCGGCCACCGTGCTGATCGCCTTCTCCAGCGCGCTGCTCGCGGCCTTCCTGTTCTTCCGGCGCCGTGGCGGCTGA
- a CDS encoding ABC transporter permease, producing the protein MTRRDLGTALGGYALAAPLLLFLTLTFLVPLGMVAWRSVADPELGQALPETAGQLAAWDGRGLPPDAAFATIGRELKAAAPERLAALARRMSYETPTGREFLFGTLRKLKALAPEAPLDRAALEAADGRWTQPATWQVLKRAVGPADGFHLLSAVDLKWDYDRGLVDFRPEGGLYRTILLRTLAIGAATTLACMLLAFPLCAYLARVSERRRNLLLILVLLPFWTSILVRMTAWIVLLQDRGVVNDVLRFAGLIDAPLGLLFSRTGVILALVHVMLPFMIFPLLTAMRAADPRLMRAAASLGARPLHAFVRVYLPQILPGLMAGGMLVFIVTIGFYITPALLGGPGDQMIGSYIALFTTGTLNWGLASALGMILLGLTAVLFVAQTRLGRSAATGI; encoded by the coding sequence ATGACGCGGCGCGACCTCGGGACGGCCCTGGGCGGCTATGCTCTGGCCGCGCCGCTGCTGCTGTTCCTCACCCTCACCTTCCTGGTGCCGCTCGGCATGGTGGCCTGGCGCAGCGTCGCCGATCCCGAGCTCGGCCAGGCGCTGCCGGAGACCGCCGGCCAGCTCGCCGCCTGGGACGGGCGCGGCCTGCCGCCGGACGCGGCCTTCGCCACCATCGGCCGCGAGCTGAAAGCCGCCGCGCCGGAGCGGCTCGCGGCCCTGGCCCGGCGCATGTCCTACGAGACCCCGACCGGGCGCGAGTTCCTGTTCGGCACGCTGCGCAAGCTCAAGGCCCTCGCCCCCGAGGCGCCGCTCGACCGCGCCGCCCTCGAAGCCGCCGACGGGCGCTGGACGCAGCCGGCAACCTGGCAGGTGCTCAAGCGCGCCGTCGGCCCCGCCGACGGCTTCCACCTGCTCTCGGCGGTCGACCTCAAATGGGACTATGACCGCGGCCTCGTCGACTTCCGCCCGGAAGGCGGCCTCTATCGCACCATCCTGCTGCGCACGCTGGCGATCGGGGCGGCCACGACGCTCGCCTGCATGCTGCTGGCCTTCCCGCTCTGTGCCTATCTCGCGCGGGTGTCCGAGCGCCGGCGCAACCTCCTCCTGATCCTGGTGCTGCTGCCGTTCTGGACCTCGATCCTGGTGCGCATGACCGCCTGGATCGTGCTGCTGCAGGACCGCGGCGTCGTCAACGACGTGCTGCGGTTCGCCGGCCTGATCGACGCCCCGCTCGGGCTGCTGTTCAGCCGCACCGGGGTCATCCTGGCGCTCGTCCACGTCATGCTGCCGTTCATGATCTTCCCGCTGCTCACGGCGATGCGGGCCGCCGATCCGCGCCTGATGCGCGCGGCCGCCTCGCTCGGGGCCCGGCCGCTGCACGCCTTCGTCCGGGTCTACCTGCCGCAGATCCTGCCGGGACTGATGGCCGGCGGCATGCTCGTGTTCATCGTCACCATCGGCTTCTACATCACGCCCGCCCTGCTCGGCGGACCGGGCGACCAGATGATCGGCTCCTACATCGCCCTGTTCACGACGGGCACGCTGAACTGGGGCCTCGCCTCGGCGCTCGGCATGATCCTGCTGGGGCTGACCGCGGTGCTGTTCGTCGCCCAGACGCGGCTCGGCCGCTCCGCCGCCACCGGCATCTGA
- a CDS encoding ABC transporter substrate-binding protein — translation MTIKISGAAILLAACLAGAGAQARDLTVVSWGGSYQEAQHKAIFAPFAAASGIPVTEDSWDGGIGILRTKAEAPDSGWDVVQVESDELELGCAEGVFETIDYDRAGGKQAYVPGAVHACGVGSAIYNFVLAYDKAALKQGPADWKDFFDLKGFPGKRALRQGPKGNLEIALMADGVAPADVYAALKTQQGVDRAFAALDRIKPALVFWKTGAQPMQLLASGEVAMTTSYNGRVTNAIHNDHKDFGIVWNQSLQTIDSWVILKNSPNKDAAYKLLEFASRGEVQAALPAFQPIGITAASALSKLDPKVLADIPTAPDNARTVLKIDDAFWNDNLDALMARWTSWSAK, via the coding sequence ATGACGATCAAGATTTCGGGCGCGGCGATCCTTCTCGCCGCCTGCCTCGCCGGCGCGGGTGCGCAGGCGCGGGACCTCACCGTGGTCTCCTGGGGCGGCAGCTACCAGGAGGCCCAGCACAAGGCCATCTTCGCCCCCTTCGCGGCGGCGAGCGGCATCCCGGTGACTGAGGATTCCTGGGATGGCGGCATCGGCATCCTGCGCACCAAGGCCGAGGCGCCGGACAGCGGCTGGGACGTGGTGCAGGTGGAATCGGACGAGCTGGAGCTCGGCTGCGCCGAAGGCGTGTTCGAGACCATCGACTATGACCGGGCCGGCGGCAAGCAGGCCTATGTGCCGGGCGCCGTGCATGCCTGTGGCGTCGGCTCGGCGATCTACAATTTCGTGCTCGCCTACGACAAGGCGGCGCTGAAGCAGGGACCAGCCGACTGGAAGGACTTCTTCGACCTCAAGGGCTTCCCGGGCAAGCGCGCCCTGCGCCAGGGGCCGAAGGGCAATCTGGAGATCGCCCTGATGGCCGACGGCGTCGCGCCGGCCGACGTCTATGCGGCGCTGAAGACGCAGCAGGGGGTCGACCGCGCCTTCGCGGCGCTCGACCGGATCAAGCCCGCGCTGGTGTTCTGGAAGACGGGCGCGCAGCCGATGCAGCTGCTCGCCTCCGGCGAGGTGGCGATGACCACGAGCTATAACGGGCGCGTCACCAACGCCATCCACAACGACCACAAGGATTTCGGCATCGTCTGGAACCAGTCCCTGCAGACGATCGACAGCTGGGTGATCCTGAAGAACTCGCCGAACAAGGACGCCGCCTACAAGCTGCTCGAATTCGCCTCGCGCGGCGAGGTGCAGGCGGCGCTGCCGGCGTTCCAGCCGATCGGCATCACCGCGGCTTCGGCCTTGTCCAAGCTCGATCCCAAGGTGCTCGCCGACATCCCGACCGCCCCGGACAATGCCCGGACGGTGCTCAAGATCGACGACGCCTTCTGGAACGACAATCTCGACGCGCTGATGGCGCGCTGGACGAGCTGGTCGGCGAAGTAG